The following coding sequences are from one Xiphophorus couchianus chromosome 22, X_couchianus-1.0, whole genome shotgun sequence window:
- the abcg8 gene encoding ATP-binding cassette sub-family G member 8 isoform X2, which yields MDTETSIRHINSFSQVDTSAQIPWYEKLSEFKLPWEVKGNKQTAINNLSLRVRSGQMLAVIGSSGCGKTSLLDIITCRDEGGRMTCGHVLINGKPNTPQLVKKSIAHVRQDDRLLPHLTVRETLCFVAKLRLPSHFSQAQRDQRVDDVIAELRLRQCAHTRVGNDYVRGVSGGERRRVSIAVQLLWNPGILILDEPTSGLDSFTAHNLVITLSRLAKGNRLILLSVHQPRSDIFQLFDLVVLLSSGSAVYFGAARDMVPYFTALGHPCPRYCNPSDFYVDLISIDRRSPEREAECLERSRLLSEQFKEKVQDSNDHMWKPAETSAAYIKSAQQPSRNREEVVNISRDRNELPGELQQFTTLIRRHMYNDFRDLVSLLVRGFEALLMSLLVGCLYYGAGEERLNIQDTVALVYMIGALTPFAVVLDVIAKCHTERAMLYHELEDGMYSVTSYFFAKVLGELPEHCVFTLVYGLPIYWLAGLNQAPDRFLLFFLLVWLMVYGSRAMALFVAAALPTLQTSAFMGNALFTVFYLTGGFVISLENMWLVASWLSYASFMRWGFDGMLQVQFRGNKYPVTIGNFTINIDGIHVVEAIKLNQYPLFSCYLVLVAVCFGFMVLYYVCLKFIKQKSSQDW from the exons ATGGACACAGAAACCAGCATCAGACACATAAACAGCTTTTCACAG gTGGACACATCGGCTCAGATTCCCTGGTATGAGAAATTGTCCGAGTTCAAATTGCCGTGGGAGGTGAAAGGGAACAAGCAGACGGCCATCAACAACCTGAGCCTGCGAGTCCGCAGCGGTCAGATGCTGGCGGTCATCGGCAGCTCAG GCTGTGGGAAGACCTCCCTGCTGGACATCATAACTTGTCGGGACGAGGGCGGCAGAATGACCTGCGGTCACGTCCTGATCAACGGGAAGCCCAACACGCCGCAGCTGGTGAAGAAGAGCATCGCTCACGTTCGCCAGGACGACCGGCTCCTCCCTCACCTCACCGTGCGGGAGACCCTCTGCTTCGTGGCCAAGCTGAGACTCCCCTCCCACTTCTCTCAGGCCCAGAGGGACCAGAGG gtggaTGATGTCATTGCAGAGCTGCGGCTGCGGCAGTGTGCGCACACCAGGGTGGGGAACGACTACGTGAGGGGGGTTtctggaggagagagaagaagagtcAGTATAGCTGTTCAGCTTCTCTGGAACCCTG gtATTTTAATCCTGGATGAGCCCACCTCAGGTCTGGACAGCTTCACAGCCCACAACCTGGTCATAACCCTGTCCCGCCTCGCCAAGGGGAACCGCCTGATCCTGCTGTCGGTCCACCAGCCTCGGTCAGACATCTTCCAGCTCTTTGACCTCGTCGTCCTGCTTTCTTCTGGCTCGGCTGTTTACTTCGGTGCGGCCCGCGACATGGTTCCTTACTTCACCGCTCTTGGGCACCCCTGCCCCCGGTACTGCAATCCCTCCGACTTCTATG TTGATCTGATCAGCATCGACCGGCGCAGTCCTGAGCGCGAGGCCGAGTGTTTGGAGCGGTCCAGGCTTTTGTCTGAGCAGTTCAAGGAAAAGGTTCAAGACAGCAACGACCACATGTGGAAACCAGCTGAAACCAGTGCAGCGTACATAAAGAG CGCTCAGCAGCCGAgcagaaacagagaagaagTCGTTAATATTTCCAGAGATCGTAACGAGCTGCCCGGTGAGCTGCAGCAGTTCACCACCCTCATCAG GCGCCACATGTACAACGACTTCAGAGACCTGGTGTCCCTGTTGGTCCGAGGCTTTGAGGCCCTGCTCATGTCCCTGCTGGTCGGATGTTTGTACTACGGGGCCGGGGAGGAGCGGCTGAACATCCAGGACACCGTGGCCCTCGTCTACATGATCGGGGCCCTCACGCCGTTCGCTGTGGTGCTGGACGTCATAGCTAAAT GTCACACGGAGCGGGCCATGCTGTACCACGAGCTGGAGGACGGCATGTACTCCGTGACCTCGTACTTCTTTGCCAAG GTGCTGGGGGAGCTGCCAGAGCACTGTGTGTTCACCCTGGTCTACGGTTTGCCCATCTACTGGTTAGCGGGTCTTAACCAGGCTCCGGACCGCTTCCTGCTCTTCTTTCTGCTGGTGTGGCTGATGGTCTACGGCAGCCGAGCCATGGCTCTGTTTGTGGCCGCCGCGTTGCCCACCCTGCAGACGTCCGCCTTCATGGGCAACGCCTTGTTCACCGTCTTCTACCTGACTGGAGGCTTCGTCATCAGCCTGGAGAACATGTGGCTGG TGGCCTCGTGGCTCTCGTACGCCTCGTTCATGCGTTGGGGCTTCGATGGGATGCTGCAGGTGCAGTTCAGGGGCAATAAGTACCCGGTCACCATAGGGAACTTCACCATCAACATTGACGGCATACAT GTGGTGGAGGCCATTAAACTGAACCAGTACCCCCTGTTCTCCTGCTACCTGGTGCTGGTGGCCGTGTGCTTCGGCTTCATGGTGCTCTACTACGTCTGCCTGAAATTCATCAAGCAGAAGTCCAGCCAGGACTGGTGA
- the abcg8 gene encoding ATP-binding cassette sub-family G member 8 isoform X1, with amino-acid sequence MDTETSIRHINSFSQHKDTELFSSDEDSSLYFTYSGEGNELEVSNLHYEVDTSAQIPWYEKLSEFKLPWEVKGNKQTAINNLSLRVRSGQMLAVIGSSGCGKTSLLDIITCRDEGGRMTCGHVLINGKPNTPQLVKKSIAHVRQDDRLLPHLTVRETLCFVAKLRLPSHFSQAQRDQRVDDVIAELRLRQCAHTRVGNDYVRGVSGGERRRVSIAVQLLWNPGILILDEPTSGLDSFTAHNLVITLSRLAKGNRLILLSVHQPRSDIFQLFDLVVLLSSGSAVYFGAARDMVPYFTALGHPCPRYCNPSDFYVDLISIDRRSPEREAECLERSRLLSEQFKEKVQDSNDHMWKPAETSAAYIKSAQQPSRNREEVVNISRDRNELPGELQQFTTLIRRHMYNDFRDLVSLLVRGFEALLMSLLVGCLYYGAGEERLNIQDTVALVYMIGALTPFAVVLDVIAKCHTERAMLYHELEDGMYSVTSYFFAKVLGELPEHCVFTLVYGLPIYWLAGLNQAPDRFLLFFLLVWLMVYGSRAMALFVAAALPTLQTSAFMGNALFTVFYLTGGFVISLENMWLVASWLSYASFMRWGFDGMLQVQFRGNKYPVTIGNFTINIDGIHVVEAIKLNQYPLFSCYLVLVAVCFGFMVLYYVCLKFIKQKSSQDW; translated from the exons ATGGACACAGAAACCAGCATCAGACACATAAACAGCTTTTCACAG CACAAAGACACAGAGTTGTTCTCGTCTGACGAGGACAGCAGTCTCTACTTCACCTACAGCGGAGAGGGCAATGAGCTGGAAGTCAGCAACTTGCACTATGAG gTGGACACATCGGCTCAGATTCCCTGGTATGAGAAATTGTCCGAGTTCAAATTGCCGTGGGAGGTGAAAGGGAACAAGCAGACGGCCATCAACAACCTGAGCCTGCGAGTCCGCAGCGGTCAGATGCTGGCGGTCATCGGCAGCTCAG GCTGTGGGAAGACCTCCCTGCTGGACATCATAACTTGTCGGGACGAGGGCGGCAGAATGACCTGCGGTCACGTCCTGATCAACGGGAAGCCCAACACGCCGCAGCTGGTGAAGAAGAGCATCGCTCACGTTCGCCAGGACGACCGGCTCCTCCCTCACCTCACCGTGCGGGAGACCCTCTGCTTCGTGGCCAAGCTGAGACTCCCCTCCCACTTCTCTCAGGCCCAGAGGGACCAGAGG gtggaTGATGTCATTGCAGAGCTGCGGCTGCGGCAGTGTGCGCACACCAGGGTGGGGAACGACTACGTGAGGGGGGTTtctggaggagagagaagaagagtcAGTATAGCTGTTCAGCTTCTCTGGAACCCTG gtATTTTAATCCTGGATGAGCCCACCTCAGGTCTGGACAGCTTCACAGCCCACAACCTGGTCATAACCCTGTCCCGCCTCGCCAAGGGGAACCGCCTGATCCTGCTGTCGGTCCACCAGCCTCGGTCAGACATCTTCCAGCTCTTTGACCTCGTCGTCCTGCTTTCTTCTGGCTCGGCTGTTTACTTCGGTGCGGCCCGCGACATGGTTCCTTACTTCACCGCTCTTGGGCACCCCTGCCCCCGGTACTGCAATCCCTCCGACTTCTATG TTGATCTGATCAGCATCGACCGGCGCAGTCCTGAGCGCGAGGCCGAGTGTTTGGAGCGGTCCAGGCTTTTGTCTGAGCAGTTCAAGGAAAAGGTTCAAGACAGCAACGACCACATGTGGAAACCAGCTGAAACCAGTGCAGCGTACATAAAGAG CGCTCAGCAGCCGAgcagaaacagagaagaagTCGTTAATATTTCCAGAGATCGTAACGAGCTGCCCGGTGAGCTGCAGCAGTTCACCACCCTCATCAG GCGCCACATGTACAACGACTTCAGAGACCTGGTGTCCCTGTTGGTCCGAGGCTTTGAGGCCCTGCTCATGTCCCTGCTGGTCGGATGTTTGTACTACGGGGCCGGGGAGGAGCGGCTGAACATCCAGGACACCGTGGCCCTCGTCTACATGATCGGGGCCCTCACGCCGTTCGCTGTGGTGCTGGACGTCATAGCTAAAT GTCACACGGAGCGGGCCATGCTGTACCACGAGCTGGAGGACGGCATGTACTCCGTGACCTCGTACTTCTTTGCCAAG GTGCTGGGGGAGCTGCCAGAGCACTGTGTGTTCACCCTGGTCTACGGTTTGCCCATCTACTGGTTAGCGGGTCTTAACCAGGCTCCGGACCGCTTCCTGCTCTTCTTTCTGCTGGTGTGGCTGATGGTCTACGGCAGCCGAGCCATGGCTCTGTTTGTGGCCGCCGCGTTGCCCACCCTGCAGACGTCCGCCTTCATGGGCAACGCCTTGTTCACCGTCTTCTACCTGACTGGAGGCTTCGTCATCAGCCTGGAGAACATGTGGCTGG TGGCCTCGTGGCTCTCGTACGCCTCGTTCATGCGTTGGGGCTTCGATGGGATGCTGCAGGTGCAGTTCAGGGGCAATAAGTACCCGGTCACCATAGGGAACTTCACCATCAACATTGACGGCATACAT GTGGTGGAGGCCATTAAACTGAACCAGTACCCCCTGTTCTCCTGCTACCTGGTGCTGGTGGCCGTGTGCTTCGGCTTCATGGTGCTCTACTACGTCTGCCTGAAATTCATCAAGCAGAAGTCCAGCCAGGACTGGTGA
- the LOC114138226 gene encoding uncharacterized protein LOC114138226, with protein sequence MEQTVHSCVSFVDFYFEIGLQYKDIQSLLAKKHGCHISVRHLKRILSARGHTRRNYYADLASLVEFVRRELQSSGQLHGYRWMYAKCRQHGLRVRKEDVRLIMRELDPAGVSSRQARRLQRRNYFSKGPNFIWHIDSYDKLKPFGFCINGSIDGFSRKIIWLNAYTTNSDPKLIGGYYTEAVKRLGGCPRVVRGDLGTENVYVRDFQRYLIPTQPNDPLESYLEGASTANQRIEYWWRFLRTECMEFWLSLFADIRDNGFFDGGFLDKSILQFCCMGLIQDELDDTAQVWNTHHIRPSKNLQVPSGRPNVMYALPELYSTTDFLTPVQVEHIQLCAGACTFRQTIPCDSAVYDICNVLMAEYGLMTPSDPYDSVKLYMLLRDAIRALL encoded by the exons ATGGAGCAGACAGTACACTCATGTGTgagttttgtggatttttattttgaaattggcCTTCAATATAAGGATATTCAGTCTCTGCTTGCCAAAAAGCACGGGTGTCACATCAGTGTGcgacatttaaaaagaatactTAGTGCAAGGGGACACACTCGTCGCAACTATTATGCTGACTTGGCAAGTCTGGTGGAATTCGTCAGGAGAGAACTTCAGTCCTCTGGACAGCTTCACGGATATCGGTGGATGTATGCTAAATGCAGGCAACATGGACTTCGTGTAAGAAAGGAGGATGTCCGTCTGATCATGAGAGAATTAGATCCAGCCGGAGTGTCCTCAAGGCAAGCCAGACGTCTTCAAAGAAGAAACTACTTCTCAAAGGGTCCGAACTTCATTTGGCACATTGACTCTTATGATAAACTGAAGCCATTTGGCTTTTGTATTAACGGAAGCATAGATGGATTTTCACGAAAGATTATCTGGCTCAATGCATACACCACAAATAGTGATCCCAAGTTGATAGGAGGATATTACACGGAAGCAGTAAAGCGTTTGGGAGGGTGTCCGAGAGTTGTTAGAGGGGATCTAGgtacagaaaatgtttatgtcAGAGACTTCCAGAGATACCTCATTCCCACTCAGCCCAACGACCCTCTGGAAAGTTACCTCGAAGGAGCAAGCACTGCAAATCAAAGGATTGAATATTGGTGGCGCTTTCTGCGTACGGAGTGTATGGAGTTCTGGCTGTCCTTGTTTGCTGACATCAGAGACAATGGATTCTTTGATGGGGGATTTCTGGACAAAAGCATTCTACAGTTTTGCTGTATGGGACTCATACAG GATGAGCTGGATGACACAGCACAAGTGTGGAACACACACCACATCAGGCCATCCAAAAACTTGCAAGTTCCCAGCGGTCGGCCCAATGTGATGTATGCTCTACCTGAATTGTACAGTACTACAGACTTCCTCACTCCTGTTCAAGTTGAACATATTCAACTGTGTGCAGGTGCATGCACCTTTCGGCAGACCATACCATGTGATTCAGCTGTGTATGACATTTGCAATGTTTTAATGGCAGAGTATGGCCTGATGACACCATCAGATCCATATGATTCTGTGAAACTGTACATGTTACTGAGAGATGCCATTAGAGCATTACTGTGA
- the abcg5 gene encoding ATP-binding cassette sub-family G member 5, translating to MNRFYSLEAAEPREETKAAGSFKFVSEAKRDVWREGGEGRSEPSCCLGVRNISYTVSERVGQWWDLPSCRKRWTRQILNDVSFYVDSGQIMGILGNSGSGKTTLLDAIAGRIGNSGTLLGEVFINGRKLKREEYQDCFSYVLQSDNLLSYLTVEETLTYTAQLALQKHSAEAIKKKVSAVMAELSLSHVAHSVIGGRIFPGISGGERRRVSIASQLLQDPRVILLDEPTTGLDSMTANQIVVLLAELARRNRIVIVTIHQPRSELFRVFSRIAIMSRGELVFCGQPEEMVDFFSQCGYECPEYCNPFDIYVDFTSVDTRSSEREAATFSRMHEITSSYQRSAIFQNMLDKMEQSLQISDKPAIPFKNKESPNCTAKLGVLVRRTVRNLSRDRIGVIMRLSQNLIYGFFVAFFVIHLDMDVTKGAVQDRIGMIYQCVAASPYTGMLNAVSLFPALRAISDQESQDGLYSKWQMFLAYIVHILPFSVLSVVIFSSFIYWTVGMHPDTWRFLCFTAVVLVPHITGELLTVVLLGVVQDPNMVNTGMALLNIAGILVGSGFLRSTKQMPVVFQWLSYLTFQKYGCELLIVTEFLDLEFNCNGTKSLPGACVITSGDQIIDIGYPGALSRYTLDFVLLYSFLPALVVMGIISFRIRDKLIRH from the exons ATGAACAGATTTTATTCCCTGGAGGCGGCGGAGCCACGGGAGGAGACGAAAGCTGCCGGGTCGTTCAAGTTCGTGTCCGAGGCGAAGAGGGACGTGTGGAGGGAAGGCGGAGAGGGGAGGTCGGAGCCGTCCTGTTGTCTCGGTGTCAGAAACATTTCCTACACTGTCAG tgAGCGTGTTGGACAATGGTGGGACTTGCCCTCCTGCAGGAAGAGATGGACCCGTCAGATCCTCAATGATGTCTCTTTCTACGTAGACAGCGGGCAGATCatgggcattctgggtaattcAG GCTCGGGGAAAACAACACTGTTGGACGCCATTGCTGGCCGGATCGGTAACTCCGGTACCCTGCTGGGTGAGGTCTTCATCAACGGCAGAAAATTGAAGAGGGAAGAATATCAGGACTGTTTCTCCTatgtcttgcag AGTGATAACTTGCTGAGTTATTTGACAGTGGAGGAGACCCTGACTTACACCGCCCAGCTGGCCCTGCAGAAACACTCAGCGGAGGCCATCAAGAAAAAG GTGTCGGCAGTGATGGCTGAGTTGAGTCTCAGTCACGTGGCGCACAGTGTTATTGGAGGGCGAATTTTCCCTGGGATCTCTGGTGGTGAGAGACGGAGGGTCTCCATCGCCAGCCAGTTACTCCAGGATCCAA GGGTGATCTTGCTGGATGAGCCAACCACTGGCCTGGACAGCATGACGGCCAATCAGATCGTGGTGCTGCTGGCAGAGCTGGCTAGGAGGAACCGCATCGTCATAGTAACCATCCATCAGCCACGCTCGGAGCTCTTCAGG GTGTTCAGCAGGATCGCCATAATGAGTCGGGGAGAGCTGGTGTTTTGTGGTCAGCCAGAGGAAATGGTGGATTTCTTCAGCCAGTGTGGATATGAGTGCCCAGAGTACTGCAACCCTTTTGATATCTATG TCGACTTCACCTCTGTGGACACGCGCAGCAGTGAGAGGGAGGCCGCCACTTTCAGTCGGATGCACGAGATTACATCGTCCTATCAGAGGTCTGCCATCTTCCAGAACATGCTGGACAAAATGGAGCAGAGCCTGCAGATTTCAGACAAACCTGCCAtcccctttaaaaacaaagagtcaCCCAACTGCACTGCCAAGCTTGGAGTTCTGGTTAG GCGAACAGTCCGAAACCTCTCCAGAGACAGGATTGGTGTGATCATGCGTCTGTCCCAGAACCTGATCTACGGTTTCTTTGTGGCCTTCTTCGTCATCCATCTAGACATGGATGTGACCAAGGGTGCAGTGCAGGACCGAATAGGAATGATCTATCAGTGTGTGGCTGCTTCGCCTTATACTGGCATGCTCAATGCTGTTTCTCTCT TCCCTGCGCTGCGAGCCATCAGTGATCAGGAGAGTCAGGACGGCCTGTACAGCAAATGGCAAATGTTCTTGGCCTACATCGTCCACATCTTGCCCTTCAGCGTCCTGAGTGTCGTCATCTTCAGCTCCTTTATTTACTG GACGGTGGGGATGCACCCGGACACGTGGcgctttttgtgttttactgctGTCGTTCTTGTTCCCCATATAACAG GGGAGTTGTTGACAGTGGTTCTGCTAGGAGTGGTCCAGGACCCTAATATGGTCAATACTGGGATGGCTTTACTTAACATTGCAGGAATCCTGGTGGGATCTGGTTTCCTCAG AAGCACAAAGCAGATGCCGGTGGTATTTCAGTGGCTCAGTTACCTCACTTTCCAGAAATATGGCTGTGAACTTCTCATCGTCACAGAGTTCCTCGATCTGGAGTTCAACTgca ACGGAACCAAATCCTTACCAGGAGCCTGTGTGATCACTTCAGGGGATCAGATCATTGACATAGGCTACCCCGGTGCTTTGTCGCGGTACACACTAGACTTTGTTCTCCTCTACTCCTTCCTCCCTGCTTTGGTTGTGATGGGAATTATCAGCTTCAGGATCAGGGATAAACTCATCCGCcactaa